One stretch of Siphonobacter curvatus DNA includes these proteins:
- a CDS encoding sterol desaturase family protein: MEINAEKHRPKHSGTKPLFTNPVLEALSRTHIAIPISIYLLSSAGLGWYAFTHTALQRIMILGLFGLGILVFTLVEYVTHRGIFHMDPTNAIKSRLQYTFHGIHHEYPKDQTRLAMPPALAVLIGSSLFGVTFLLLGEAAYAFFPGFLVGYAGYLFVHFIVHAYQPPRNLFKWLWINHAIHHYKDDTLNYGVSSPLWDYIFKTYSSNG, translated from the coding sequence ATGGAAATAAACGCAGAAAAACACCGTCCTAAACATTCCGGCACCAAACCTCTTTTTACGAATCCAGTACTGGAAGCCTTATCGCGTACGCACATTGCAATTCCGATTTCGATCTACCTACTTAGCTCGGCTGGTTTGGGCTGGTATGCCTTTACGCATACGGCATTACAACGGATCATGATACTGGGTTTGTTTGGGCTGGGGATACTCGTCTTTACGCTGGTGGAATACGTCACTCACCGGGGCATTTTTCACATGGATCCTACCAACGCCATCAAATCCCGGTTGCAGTATACCTTCCACGGTATTCACCATGAGTACCCGAAGGATCAAACGCGATTAGCCATGCCGCCCGCTCTGGCCGTTTTGATTGGCTCCTCTTTATTTGGCGTTACCTTTTTGCTTTTAGGGGAAGCGGCTTATGCATTCTTTCCCGGTTTTCTGGTGGGCTACGCGGGCTATCTGTTTGTACACTTCATCGTACACGCCTATCAGCCGCCCCGCAACTTATTCAAATGGCTTTGGATCAATCACGCCATCCATCATTATAAAGATGATACGCTGAACTACGGCGTTTCGTCTCCGCTGTGGGATTACATCTTCAAAACGTATTCATCGAACGGATAA